DNA from Rhizobacter sp. J219:
ACCGCCACGGCCGAAGACGAACGGGTCGCCGCCCTTGAGCCGCACGACACGTTCGCCCTTCAAGGCTTCGGCAGCCATCAGCTTCTCGATGAAGGCCTGCGGCGTGCTGGCGCAGCCTCCACGCTTGCCCACACGCACGATGCGCGTGCTGCGGCGTGCATAGCGCAGTACGCCATCGCCCACCAGGTCGTCGACCAGCAACACCGTGGCGGCGCGAATCGCGCGCACCGCCTTGACGGTCAGCAGGTCCGGGTCGCCGGGGCCTGCGCCCACCAGCGTGACGACGGGGCGGGGTACTGCTGCGGGAGTCATGCCGATTTCTCCTGAGGGTGGGCGTGGGCAAGGGCTTCGAGTGACGACCGCAGGCAGGCGACCTGCTGCGTGAGAGGTGCTGGCGCGGGCTTCTCGCCGCTGATCACCGACTGGATGTACATCGCGGTGGTGGCCGCATCGCAGGTGCGCGGCAGCACCGGCAGTTCGCGCAGCACGCCGTCATGGGCGGCCACCGAGAGGTCGCTGCGCAGCACGCCGTCGATGAAGACATCGAGCTTTGGAAGGCGGCGCGGGTCGGCCACCGGCTCGCCTTCGGTGCCGCGCATCAACACCGCGTTGGCGACGGTGTGCTGCAGGAAGCCGGTGAGCATCTGCGCATATTCCGGATGGGTGTAGTTGACGACGCGCATTGCACTGCCGGCTGGGCACGGGTCGAGCAGCTTGGCGACCGTGTGGCCGGAATTGCGCAGGCCGATGGTCCAGCGGGCGTCGAGCAGGCGCGCGAGCGGTGGGCACAGCACATCGGTGCGGATGTACACCGGCTCGTGGCGCGCCCAGGCTGCGGCCACGTCGGCGGCGTCGCGCGCAATCGGCAGGCCGAGGTCGTGAAAGATCTCGGCGGTGGTGACACGGCCCGGGTCTTCGGGCATGCCGTGCACGAGCACGGGGATGTCTTCCTGCGCCAGCAGCAGCGCCAGCAGTGGCGTGAGGTTGGGCAGCTTGCGTGCGCCGTTGTACGAGGGCAGCACGACGGCCGGGCGGGTGGTGGCGATCGGCAGGCAGCGCTCGGTGGTGGCCTGCAGGAAGCCCGCGGTTTCGTCGATGGTCTCGCCCTTGATGCGCATCGCCAATGCGAAAGCGCCGAGTTCGAGGTCGGTGACCTTCCCGTCGAGCACCTGGCTCATCAGGTCGTGCGCCTGTTCACGCTTCAACGCGCGGGCGCCTTCCTTGCCGCGGCCGATTTCCTTGATGTAGTGGCTGATGCTCATGTGATGTGTCCCTGGAACTGCATTCGCAAGACCCGGGCCATCTTCGGCCCTGGTCTTGCGAATTTTCAGGCGGCGTTGAGCTGCCCGCGCACGAGACGCTTCAATTCCGGGATGCACGAACCGCAATTCGTGCCGCACTTCAGCGAGTCCTGCAGCTGCGCAAGCTGCTGCTCGGGCGAGCCCTGGCAGCCCTGCAGCGCGGCGACGATCTCGGGCTCTGCCACGTTGAAGCAGGTGCAGACCTGGCGGCCACGCGCCTGCACCGCCACCGGCGCGCGCGCGCCCGGCACGAGCAGCAGGCGGCCATAGGCCTGGGCGGGCAGCTCGTCCTGCAGCAGGGGCTTGATCCAGGTCTCGGCGCTGATGTCGCCTGCGAGCACGAAGCCCTCAAGGCGGGTCTGGTCACCGGCGTGTGCGAGCCGCATCGTGCGGCGCTGCCCGCGGCGCTTGTCGGCGTAGTGCAGCACGTCGGCACCGCCCAGGCCAAGCGTGTTCTCGACCTGCATCACGAGCTCGTCAGGCGGTGCCTCGTAGGCGGCGGCGCGGAACAGCACGCCGCTGCGGTCGCGGCCGAAGGGCACGCAACTGGCGTAGGCGAAGGCTGCCATGACCGACTTCAGGCGTTCGCGTGCCGAGATGGCCTCGTCGTCGGGCAGCCAGGCCACGCCGAGCAGGCGCCACGGCAGTTCGGCCTTCAGCACCTTCACCGCCGTGTGCTTGAATCCGGGCTGTTTGGACTTGGGGCAGAACGCCGGCGTGGTCAGCACATTGACGCCGTGGACACGCGATCCGGTGCCGCTGCTGCCGGAGAGGAACTCCTCGCCCCAGTGCATGCCGATGAAGGCCTGCGTGGCCGCGATCTGCGCGCTCGCCTGCACCGGCAGCACGACGCTGCCGCGGCGCGAGGACACGTGGACGAGGTCGCCTTCGCTGAGCTTGAGGCGGGTGAGGTCGTGCGCATTCATCTCGACCACCGGCTCCGGCACGTGGCCGAAGAGCCTGCCGATGGTGCCGGTGCGGCTCATGCCGTGCCACTGGTCGCGCAGGCGGCCGGTGGTGAGCGAGAACGGGTAGCGCGCGTCGCGAGGTTCGGCCACCGGCTCGTAGGTCACGTCGGCGAACATCGCGCGGCCATCGGCGGTCGGGAAGAGGCCGTCTTCGTAGAGGCGCAGCTTGCCCTGGGCGTCGCCTTCTTTGAAGGGCCATTGCGCCGGCGCTTGCTCGAGCCGCGCGTAGCTGAGGCCGGTGATGTCGAGGTCGCGGCCACGGGTGCTCTCGCGGTGCTCGACCCACACCGACTCGGGCGTGTCATACGCGAAGAGCGTGGGCTGGCCAGGGCGCAGCTGCTGCTCCAGGCGGCGGGCGAAGTCGACCGCGATGTCCCAGTCGTGCCGGGTTTCGCCGGGCTTCGGCACGGCCGGGCGCACGCGGCTGATACAGCGCTCGCTGTTGGTCACCGTGCCGTCCTTCTCGCCCCAGGTGGTGGCGGGCAGCAGCAGGTCCGCGTACTGGCAGGTGGCCGTGGTCGAGAAGGCTTCTTGCACCACCACGAACGCGGCGCGCTCCAGCGCGCGGTGCACGGTGGCCTGGTCGGGCATGGACTGGGCCGGGTTCGTGCACGCGATCCACAGCGCCTTGATCTGGCCGTCGGCGGCCGCTTCGAACATCTCGACCGCCGACTTGCCCGGCGTGCTCGGCACATCCTCCACGCCCCACAGCCGCGCCACCTCGGCGCGGTGCTCGGCATTGCCCATGTCGCGGTGCGCGCTCAGCAGGTTGGCGAGGCCCCCCACTTCGCGTCCGCCCATCGCGTTGGGCTGGCCGGTGAGCGAGAAGGGGCCGGCGCCCGGCTTGCCGATCTGGCCGGTGGCCAGGTGCAGGTTGATGAGGGCGGCGTTCTTGTCGGTGCCGCTGCTGCTCTGGTTGAGGCCCTGGCAGTAGAGCGAGAGCGTGCGACTCTTTGCATCGGCGAACCAGCGCGCAGCCTGCAGAAGATCGTTTTCGGCAATGCCACAGAGCTTCGCCACCTCCTTCGGCGTGAAGTCGCGCACGCGGTTGCGCAAGGCCTCGAAGCCGCGGGTGTGGGCGCTGATGTAGGCGTGGTCGACCAGACCCTCCCACAGCATCACGTGCAGCATGCCGTGGTACAGCGCGACGTCGGTGCCCGGCAGGATGGGCAGGTACAGGTCGGCGAACTCGGCCGTCTCGGTGCGACGCGGGTCGGCGACGATCACCTTCATCGCCGGGTTGGCACGCTTCGCGTCTTCGATGCGACGGAAGAGGATGGGGTGGGCGAACGCGGTGTTGGAGCCAGTGATGAAGAGCGTGCTGGCGTGGTTGACGTCGTCGTAGCAGGCCGGCGGCGCGTCGGCGCCCAGCGTGGCCTTGTAGCCGGCGACCGCGCTGCTCATGCACAGGCGCGAGTTGGTGTCGATGTTGTTGGTGCCGACGAGTCCCTTGGCCAGCTTGTTGAAGACGTAGTAGTCCTCGGTCAGCAGCTGGCCCGAGATGTAGAAGCCCACGGCATCGGGCCCGTGCTCGCGAATCGTGCGGGCGAAGCGATCGGCGGCGAGCGTGAGCGCCGCGTCCCAGCTCACCGGCTGCGGCGCGCTCTGCCGTGACAGCCGCTGCGCCGGGTGCAGCAGGCGGGCCTGCAGCGTGATGGGCCGGGCGGCCGTGTGGTGCAGCGTCGAACCTTTCGTGCAGAGCCGGCCGAAGTTGGCAGGGTGCTCCGGATCACCGCGCACGCCGGTGATCTGCGCCCCGTCGCTTTCGACGATGACGCCGCAGCCGACGCCGCAGTAAGGGCAGGTCGTGCGGGTTTCGAGCATCGGGGCGCGTCCTCGTTCAGGCCGAGTGCGGCGTGTGCACCTCGATGACCTGGCCGCCGCCGATGGTCCCGCGCGTGGCGCACGGGCCCGCCACCGGCAGGGGGAGGTCGGTGCCCAGCGAGTCGAGTTCGTCGGCGTCGAGGTAGATCGTCCCGCCTTCTACCTTCACGGCGAACTTGGGCACGCAGCCTTCGTCGGGCTCCTTGACGAGGCCGTCGTCGAGGCCGATGTTCATGTTGTGCAGCGGGCAGGCGACGCTCGTGCCGAAGACGATGCCCTGGCTGAGCGGCCCGCCCTTGTGCGGACAGCGGTCGAGGATGGCGAAGATCTGGTCGCCCTGGGCGCGGAAGACGGCCACGGCGGCGCCCTTCGGGCGTGCCACGCGTCGCGAGCCCAGGGGGCTGATGTCGTCGACGCGGCAGATGAGGGTCCAGTTGGGCATGTGGTTCTCGAAAGGCAATGAAAGGTGATCAGACCGTCTGGATCGGCGTGAACTGGCGCGTGTCGACCTGCGCCTTGTCGAACTCGAACCACGGATCGGGTTCGCCGTCGAGCGCGTACTGCAGCTGCGCCCACAGCGCCTTGCGGCCCTCGTGGTCGTCGAGGATGCGCTTCTTCACGTAGTCGAGGCCGACGCGGTTCACGTAGTGGACGGTGCGCTCCAGGTACCAGCCCTCCTGGCGATAGAAGCCGCAGAACGCACCGGTGTACTCCAGCACCTCATCTGCTGTCTTGAGCTTGACGAGGAAGTGCGCCACCTCGGTCTTGATGCCACCGTTGCCGGCGATGTACATCTCCCAGCCGGAGTCGACGCCGATGATGCCCAC
Protein-coding regions in this window:
- the ybiB gene encoding DNA-binding protein YbiB; translated protein: MSISHYIKEIGRGKEGARALKREQAHDLMSQVLDGKVTDLELGAFALAMRIKGETIDETAGFLQATTERCLPIATTRPAVVLPSYNGARKLPNLTPLLALLLAQEDIPVLVHGMPEDPGRVTTAEIFHDLGLPIARDAADVAAAWARHEPVYIRTDVLCPPLARLLDARWTIGLRNSGHTVAKLLDPCPAGSAMRVVNYTHPEYAQMLTGFLQHTVANAVLMRGTEGEPVADPRRLPKLDVFIDGVLRSDLSVAAHDGVLRELPVLPRTCDAATTAMYIQSVISGEKPAPAPLTQQVACLRSSLEALAHAHPQEKSA
- the nirD gene encoding nitrite reductase small subunit NirD codes for the protein MPNWTLICRVDDISPLGSRRVARPKGAAVAVFRAQGDQIFAILDRCPHKGGPLSQGIVFGTSVACPLHNMNIGLDDGLVKEPDEGCVPKFAVKVEGGTIYLDADELDSLGTDLPLPVAGPCATRGTIGGGQVIEVHTPHSA
- a CDS encoding nitrate reductase, whose protein sequence is MLETRTTCPYCGVGCGVIVESDGAQITGVRGDPEHPANFGRLCTKGSTLHHTAARPITLQARLLHPAQRLSRQSAPQPVSWDAALTLAADRFARTIREHGPDAVGFYISGQLLTEDYYVFNKLAKGLVGTNNIDTNSRLCMSSAVAGYKATLGADAPPACYDDVNHASTLFITGSNTAFAHPILFRRIEDAKRANPAMKVIVADPRRTETAEFADLYLPILPGTDVALYHGMLHVMLWEGLVDHAYISAHTRGFEALRNRVRDFTPKEVAKLCGIAENDLLQAARWFADAKSRTLSLYCQGLNQSSSGTDKNAALINLHLATGQIGKPGAGPFSLTGQPNAMGGREVGGLANLLSAHRDMGNAEHRAEVARLWGVEDVPSTPGKSAVEMFEAAADGQIKALWIACTNPAQSMPDQATVHRALERAAFVVVQEAFSTTATCQYADLLLPATTWGEKDGTVTNSERCISRVRPAVPKPGETRHDWDIAVDFARRLEQQLRPGQPTLFAYDTPESVWVEHRESTRGRDLDITGLSYARLEQAPAQWPFKEGDAQGKLRLYEDGLFPTADGRAMFADVTYEPVAEPRDARYPFSLTTGRLRDQWHGMSRTGTIGRLFGHVPEPVVEMNAHDLTRLKLSEGDLVHVSSRRGSVVLPVQASAQIAATQAFIGMHWGEEFLSGSSGTGSRVHGVNVLTTPAFCPKSKQPGFKHTAVKVLKAELPWRLLGVAWLPDDEAISARERLKSVMAAFAYASCVPFGRDRSGVLFRAAAYEAPPDELVMQVENTLGLGGADVLHYADKRRGQRRTMRLAHAGDQTRLEGFVLAGDISAETWIKPLLQDELPAQAYGRLLLVPGARAPVAVQARGRQVCTCFNVAEPEIVAALQGCQGSPEQQLAQLQDSLKCGTNCGSCIPELKRLVRGQLNAA